One Pseudomonas entomophila genomic window carries:
- the betA gene encoding choline dehydrogenase: MSQEFDYIIVGAGSAGNTLATRLTEDASVSVLLLEAGGPDYRFDFRTQMPAALAFPLQGRRYNWAYETDPEPFMDGRRMECGRGKGLGGSSLINGMCYIRGNAMDFDGWAQLPGLEDWTYLDCLPYFRKAETRDIGPNDYHGGEGPVSVATPKPGNNPLFHAMVEAGVQAGYPRTEDLNGYQQEGFGPMDRSVTKNGRRSSTARGYLDQAKKRPNLTIVTHALSDRVLFDGKRAVGVTYLVGDSEERVEARARKEVIVSSGAIASPQLLQRSGVGPRALLESLDIPVVHDLPGVGENLQDHLELYLQYACTQPVSLYPSLLWWNQPKIGAEWLFNGTGIGASNQFEAGGFIRTRPEFKWPNIQYHFLPVAINYNGSNGVKEHGFQAHMGSMRSPARGRIQAKSKDPRQHPSILFNYMSTEQDWQEFRDGIRLTREIMAQPALDAFRGREISPGAHVQTDEELDKFIREHAETAFHPSCSCKMGTDDMAVVDGEGRVHGMQGLRVVDASIMPLIITGNLNATTIMIAEKISDKIRGRKPLPRSTAKYYVAGDAPVKGKALREVKQG, translated from the coding sequence ATGTCCCAAGAATTCGACTACATCATCGTCGGTGCCGGCTCGGCCGGTAACACCCTGGCCACCCGCCTGACCGAAGACGCCAGCGTCTCCGTGCTGCTGCTGGAAGCCGGTGGCCCCGACTACCGCTTCGACTTCCGCACCCAGATGCCTGCCGCCCTGGCCTTCCCGCTGCAGGGCCGCCGCTACAACTGGGCCTACGAGACCGACCCGGAGCCGTTCATGGACGGCCGCCGCATGGAGTGTGGCCGCGGCAAGGGCCTGGGTGGCTCCTCGCTGATCAACGGCATGTGCTACATCCGCGGCAACGCCATGGACTTCGACGGCTGGGCGCAACTGCCAGGCCTGGAAGACTGGACCTACCTGGACTGCCTGCCATACTTCCGCAAAGCGGAAACCCGCGACATCGGCCCGAACGACTACCACGGTGGTGAAGGCCCGGTCAGCGTGGCCACGCCGAAACCCGGCAACAACCCGCTGTTCCACGCCATGGTCGAAGCCGGCGTGCAGGCCGGCTACCCGCGCACCGAAGACCTCAACGGCTACCAGCAGGAAGGCTTCGGCCCGATGGACCGTTCGGTCACCAAGAACGGCCGTCGCTCCAGCACCGCCCGCGGCTACCTGGACCAGGCCAAGAAGCGCCCGAACCTGACCATCGTCACCCACGCCCTGAGCGACCGCGTACTGTTCGACGGCAAGCGTGCCGTTGGCGTGACCTACCTGGTGGGTGACAGCGAAGAGCGCGTCGAAGCCCGCGCCCGCAAGGAAGTCATCGTTTCCTCCGGCGCCATCGCCTCGCCGCAGTTGCTGCAGCGTTCCGGCGTCGGCCCGCGCGCCCTGCTGGAAAGCCTCGACATCCCGGTGGTCCACGACCTGCCGGGTGTCGGCGAGAACCTGCAGGACCACCTGGAGCTGTACCTGCAGTACGCTTGCACCCAGCCAGTGTCGCTGTACCCATCGCTGCTGTGGTGGAATCAGCCGAAAATCGGTGCCGAGTGGCTGTTCAACGGCACCGGTATCGGCGCCAGCAACCAGTTCGAGGCCGGTGGTTTCATCCGCACCCGTCCTGAGTTCAAGTGGCCGAACATCCAGTACCACTTCCTGCCGGTCGCCATTAACTACAACGGCTCCAACGGCGTGAAAGAGCACGGCTTCCAGGCGCACATGGGCTCCATGCGCTCGCCGGCCCGTGGTCGCATCCAGGCCAAGTCGAAAGACCCACGCCAGCACCCAAGCATCCTGTTCAACTACATGTCCACCGAGCAGGACTGGCAGGAATTCCGCGACGGCATCCGCCTGACCCGTGAAATCATGGCCCAACCGGCGCTGGACGCATTCCGTGGTCGCGAGATCAGCCCGGGCGCCCATGTGCAAACCGACGAAGAACTGGACAAGTTCATCCGCGAGCACGCCGAAACCGCCTTCCACCCGTCCTGCTCGTGCAAGATGGGCACCGACGACATGGCGGTGGTAGACGGCGAAGGCCGTGTGCACGGCATGCAGGGCCTGCGCGTGGTCGACGCGTCGATCATGCCGCTGATCATCACCGGCAACCTGAACGCCACCACGATCATGATCGCCGAGAAGATCTCGGACAAGATCCGTGGCCGCAAGCCGCTGCCGCGCAGCACCGCCAAGTACTATGTGGCGGGTGATGCACCAGTGAAGGGCAAGGCGCTGCGTGAAGTGAAGCAGGGTTGA
- the betB gene encoding betaine-aldehyde dehydrogenase — protein sequence MARFGTQKLYIDGAYVDAGSDATFEAINPATGEVLAHVQRATQADVEKAVESAERGQKVWAAMTAMQRSRILRRAVDILRERNDELAMLETLDTGKSYSETRYVDIVTGADVLEYYAGLVPAIEGEQIPLRESSFVYTRREPLGVTAGIGAWNYPIQIALWKSAPALAAGNAMIFKPSEVTSLTTLKLAEIFTEAGLPNGVFNVLTGSGREVGTWLTEHPRIEKVSFTGGTTTGKKVMASASSSSLKEVTMELGGKSPLIICDDADLDKAADIAMMANFYSSGQVCTNGTRVFVPAAMKAAFEAKIAERVARIRAGNPEDENTNFGPLVSFQHMESVLGYIAKGKEEGARVLCGGERLTAGDFAKGAFVAPTVFTDCTDDMTIVKEEIFGPVMSILTYETEEEVIRRANDTEYGLAAGVCTNDISRAHRIIHKLEAGICWINAWGESPAEMPVGGYKQSGVGRENGVSSLAQYTRIKSVQVELGGYNSVF from the coding sequence ATGGCCCGTTTCGGAACGCAAAAACTCTACATTGATGGCGCTTACGTCGACGCTGGCAGCGACGCCACCTTCGAAGCCATCAACCCGGCCACCGGCGAAGTCCTCGCCCATGTGCAGCGCGCGACCCAAGCCGACGTCGAAAAGGCCGTCGAAAGCGCCGAGCGCGGCCAGAAGGTCTGGGCCGCGATGACCGCCATGCAGCGTTCGCGCATCCTGCGCCGCGCCGTCGACATCCTGCGCGAACGCAACGACGAGCTGGCCATGCTGGAAACCCTGGACACCGGCAAGTCGTACTCGGAAACCCGCTACGTCGACATCGTCACCGGCGCCGACGTGCTCGAGTACTACGCAGGCCTGGTACCGGCCATCGAAGGTGAGCAGATCCCGCTGCGCGAATCGTCCTTCGTCTACACCCGCCGCGAGCCGCTGGGCGTGACCGCCGGTATCGGTGCCTGGAACTACCCGATCCAGATCGCCCTGTGGAAATCCGCCCCGGCCCTGGCCGCCGGCAACGCGATGATCTTCAAACCATCGGAAGTCACCTCGCTGACCACCCTGAAACTGGCCGAGATCTTCACCGAAGCTGGTTTGCCGAACGGCGTGTTCAACGTGCTGACCGGCAGCGGCCGCGAAGTCGGCACCTGGCTGACCGAGCACCCGCGCATCGAGAAAGTCTCCTTCACCGGCGGCACCACCACCGGCAAGAAAGTCATGGCCAGCGCCTCCAGCTCCTCGCTGAAGGAAGTGACCATGGAACTGGGCGGCAAGTCGCCGCTGATCATCTGCGACGACGCCGACCTGGACAAGGCCGCCGACATCGCCATGATGGCCAACTTCTACAGCTCCGGTCAGGTCTGCACCAACGGCACCCGCGTGTTCGTACCGGCAGCCATGAAAGCCGCCTTCGAAGCCAAGATCGCCGAGCGCGTCGCCCGCATCCGTGCCGGCAACCCGGAAGACGAGAACACCAACTTCGGCCCGCTGGTCAGCTTCCAGCACATGGAAAGCGTGCTGGGCTACATCGCCAAGGGTAAAGAAGAAGGCGCCCGCGTTCTGTGCGGCGGTGAGCGTCTGACTGCCGGTGACTTCGCCAAGGGTGCCTTCGTGGCCCCGACCGTGTTCACCGACTGCACCGACGACATGACCATCGTCAAGGAAGAGATCTTCGGCCCGGTGATGAGCATTCTCACCTACGAAACCGAAGAAGAAGTCATCCGCCGCGCCAACGACACCGAATACGGCCTGGCCGCTGGCGTCTGCACCAACGACATCAGCCGCGCCCACCGCATCATCCACAAGCTCGAAGCCGGCATCTGCTGGATCAACGCCTGGGGCGAGTCGCCGGCAGAGATGCCGGTTGGCGGCTACAAGCAGTCGGGCGTCGGCCGTGAGAACGGTGTCAGCTCGCTGGCTCAATACACTCGCATCAAGTCGGTCCAGGTCGAGCTGGGCGGCTACAACTCGGTTTTCTAA
- the betI gene encoding transcriptional regulator BetI yields MPKVGMQPIRRQQLIEATLQAVDQVGLGDASIALIARLAGVSNGIISHYFQDKNGLIAATMRHIMNMLNEGVIARRQALTDDSPRAHLKVIIEGNFDASQVNGPAMKTWLAFWASSMHQPSLHRLQRINDHRLYSNLCCQFRRVLPLYHARKAARGLAALIDGLWLRGALSGDAFDTDQAIRIAYEYMDLQLAKQQSLGTTDQASEQPRAATSQPAGA; encoded by the coding sequence ATGCCCAAGGTCGGTATGCAACCCATCCGCCGCCAGCAGTTGATCGAAGCCACGTTACAGGCGGTCGATCAGGTCGGACTGGGCGATGCCAGCATTGCGCTGATTGCCCGTTTGGCCGGTGTGTCGAACGGCATCATCAGTCACTACTTTCAGGACAAGAACGGCCTGATCGCAGCGACGATGCGCCACATCATGAACATGCTCAACGAGGGTGTGATTGCGCGTCGTCAGGCACTCACGGACGACAGCCCGCGTGCCCACCTCAAGGTGATCATCGAAGGCAACTTCGATGCGAGCCAGGTGAATGGCCCGGCAATGAAAACCTGGCTGGCCTTCTGGGCCTCCAGCATGCACCAGCCGTCTTTGCACAGGTTGCAGCGGATCAACGATCACCGCCTGTACTCCAACCTGTGCTGCCAGTTCCGCCGCGTCCTGCCGCTCTACCATGCGCGCAAGGCAGCCCGCGGACTGGCAGCCTTGATCGACGGCCTGTGGTTGCGTGGCGCCCTGTCGGGGGATGCATTCGACACCGACCAGGCGATACGCATCGCTTACGAATACATGGATCTACAACTGGCTAAACAGCAGTCCCTGGGCACAACCGACCAGGCCTCTGAACAGCCGCGCGCAGCGACCAGCCAACCGGCAGGAGCGTGA